One Legionella lansingensis genomic region harbors:
- a CDS encoding inverse autotransporter beta domain-containing protein, producing the protein MHCFTHKLSFLSLSLLLANSTVHAEFSPRAFPFMPRILSEGFFGDNTLGEADAILPLYGNHDSILYIDGLGKTGSDNGHLGSIGGGYRGIRNDIFLWGAYVFGDFNRTTRGPHFPVVNPGLEFMTNLWDIHVNGYFPTSPKQKVEATFLGEQLGTTQYISFAGHNQFDNLVNLVEEVGNGVDGEIGLTLPAAKNIRLYTGGYHFSFKEAQDINGVIGGVEMPLNRYFTVSVRDSYDRVQKNTAQVTIRLTLGGMDKSESSNIHDRLLDPIPRHLGTWDTGSGIPSQQAYIDTGVRVLTRGNIWFFSGAGIPFDAANGFSNCTFENNCLDTSFTQLTIDAIDNLSPGANLYLGPGTYNTQSGTSSFASAFAPHASLLLLPSPLILNERQSIYGRSGDFSVRQLQVVTGTFILTGDNTYDSIFLLNDDGQYTNGLIIAGSVKISNSAIGANSSSLGFRTAVSIEEPLDVPPINVTIENSQINAFTNDGSTATGVFIGTTRPTSRVNLINDIISINATRQTAGTITGRGIFVNQSENITLSNSQVNVQVNHSAGQDAIAEGVRVEQGSVTLENSTLSVNSTSLGGTSSSADAVGLLVDDPTDESLSTVTTRQTRINTTAEAAGTATATGIRIRGFINTETGRRATLFFTGIRLNSQASADLNSTAQGISAAAAEIQEILNNVNMPVSSYFTATASSPDTASAVGVVLEIEGRFNNITSIEKLAANRRDYYSVSALNTTSSTATGFFANLDSTAVLTNPSIVTQATNSNAFLTGSNESQIFVCGIFSLITNGCQFGV; encoded by the coding sequence ATGCATTGTTTTACTCACAAGCTGTCTTTTTTAAGTCTTTCCCTATTACTTGCTAATTCAACAGTGCATGCTGAATTCAGCCCTAGGGCTTTTCCTTTCATGCCTCGTATCTTGAGTGAAGGTTTTTTTGGTGATAATACCCTTGGTGAAGCCGACGCCATATTACCACTTTATGGGAATCACGATAGTATTTTGTACATTGATGGCTTAGGTAAGACAGGCAGTGATAATGGTCATTTGGGAAGTATTGGTGGTGGGTATCGCGGCATTCGTAATGATATCTTTTTATGGGGTGCATATGTCTTTGGTGACTTTAACCGCACAACCCGAGGTCCTCATTTCCCTGTAGTCAATCCGGGATTGGAATTTATGACCAATCTTTGGGACATCCATGTCAATGGTTATTTCCCAACCTCACCAAAACAAAAAGTAGAAGCCACATTTTTAGGTGAGCAACTTGGGACGACGCAATACATTAGCTTTGCCGGCCACAACCAGTTTGATAATTTAGTGAATTTAGTGGAAGAAGTTGGTAATGGCGTCGACGGTGAAATAGGGTTAACGTTACCAGCAGCCAAGAACATTCGTTTATACACTGGCGGTTATCATTTCTCCTTTAAGGAAGCACAGGATATCAATGGTGTTATCGGTGGTGTAGAAATGCCGCTTAATAGGTATTTTACTGTTTCTGTTCGTGACAGTTATGACCGAGTACAAAAAAATACCGCCCAAGTAACCATCCGCCTCACATTAGGTGGCATGGATAAGAGTGAGTCTTCTAATATCCATGATCGCTTATTAGACCCCATTCCAAGGCATTTAGGCACCTGGGATACGGGTTCTGGCATTCCCAGTCAGCAGGCTTATATCGATACTGGTGTTCGTGTACTGACCCGAGGCAATATTTGGTTTTTCAGCGGCGCTGGCATCCCGTTTGATGCTGCCAATGGCTTTAGCAATTGTACCTTTGAAAACAATTGCCTCGATACCTCATTTACTCAACTAACCATCGATGCCATCGACAATCTTTCGCCCGGTGCCAACCTTTATCTTGGTCCTGGTACCTACAACACCCAGAGTGGCACGTCCTCTTTTGCTTCAGCTTTTGCTCCACATGCTAGCTTATTATTATTGCCTTCTCCGCTTATATTGAACGAGAGACAATCCATTTACGGACGAAGTGGCGATTTTTCTGTGAGGCAGTTACAGGTAGTAACAGGTACTTTTATTCTTACGGGCGATAACACTTATGATTCTATTTTTTTATTAAATGATGATGGGCAATACACTAATGGTCTTATTATCGCTGGTTCAGTGAAAATCTCCAATTCAGCCATTGGTGCAAACAGTTCTTCTCTTGGATTTAGGACAGCGGTCTCTATTGAAGAACCCCTTGATGTCCCTCCCATTAATGTCACTATTGAAAACAGTCAAATAAACGCTTTTACAAATGACGGCAGCACAGCAACCGGCGTGTTTATTGGAACTACACGCCCAACGAGCAGGGTTAATCTTATTAATGACATCATTTCAATCAATGCAACGCGACAAACAGCAGGTACTATCACGGGTCGGGGAATATTTGTTAATCAAAGTGAAAATATCACCCTATCGAACTCACAAGTTAATGTTCAAGTGAATCATTCTGCAGGACAAGATGCTATCGCTGAAGGGGTACGCGTTGAGCAAGGCAGTGTCACCCTAGAAAATTCCACACTGAGCGTTAATTCCACTAGCCTTGGTGGGACAAGCAGCTCAGCTGATGCTGTAGGTCTTTTAGTCGATGATCCCACTGATGAATCATTGTCTACCGTTACAACCCGCCAAACTCGAATTAATACCACGGCCGAAGCAGCAGGAACCGCTACAGCCACTGGCATACGGATAAGAGGCTTCATTAACACCGAAACAGGACGAAGAGCAACTCTATTCTTTACAGGCATCCGATTAAATAGCCAAGCATCCGCAGATCTTAATAGTACTGCTCAAGGGATTAGTGCAGCTGCAGCCGAAATCCAAGAAATCTTAAATAATGTAAATATGCCAGTTAGCTCTTATTTCACAGCTACAGCATCCTCTCCTGATACGGCATCAGCTGTGGGAGTTGTGTTAGAGATAGAGGGCCGATTTAATAATATTACAAGTATAGAGAAACTTGCTGCTAACAGGCGAGATTATTATTCCGTTTCAGCTCTAAATACAACCTCATCCACAGCAACTGGTTTTTTTGCAAATCTGGACAGTACAGCTGTACTAACTAATCCTAGCATTGTGACCCAAGCTACCAATAGTAATGCATTCTTAACTGGATCAAATGAGAGTCAAATTTTTGTTTGTGGAATATTTAGCCTCATAACGAATGGTTGCCAGTTTGGGGTTTAA
- a CDS encoding protein-L-isoaspartate O-methyltransferase family protein — MTSQNARINMIKQQLRTGDVLDETILSLYDELPRHEFVPHNMQHFAYSDMQIPLAHNQRMMTPLEESSLLQALNLKKNELVLEVGTGTGFLTALLSKLCKKVISIDYFSDFTNNAKRKLHDHNCTNVELITGDACRGWLDKAPYDVMVFTGAIEKINDTQRLQLLPGGRLFAIVGKEPVMQGQLHRLHHDGTWHARELFETHIPPLIDKLKPKEFVF; from the coding sequence ATGACTAGTCAAAATGCACGAATTAACATGATCAAACAGCAACTTCGCACCGGTGATGTTCTGGATGAAACCATTCTTTCTCTTTATGATGAGTTACCTCGTCATGAATTTGTGCCTCATAACATGCAGCATTTTGCTTATTCCGATATGCAAATTCCATTAGCACACAATCAACGCATGATGACTCCATTAGAAGAGAGTAGCTTGCTACAAGCTTTGAATCTTAAAAAAAATGAACTCGTGCTGGAGGTTGGTACAGGCACTGGTTTTTTGACAGCATTGTTAAGCAAACTTTGCAAAAAAGTCATTAGTATCGACTATTTCTCTGATTTTACTAACAACGCCAAACGTAAATTGCACGATCACAATTGTACCAATGTCGAGTTGATTACTGGTGATGCCTGTCGTGGTTGGCTTGATAAAGCTCCCTATGATGTTATGGTATTTACAGGTGCCATTGAAAAAATTAACGATACTCAACGCTTACAACTTTTACCGGGCGGGAGATTATTTGCCATTGTAGGCAAAGAACCTGTAATGCAAGGTCAACTTCATCGTTTACATCACGATGGCACATGGCACGCGAGAGAATTATTTGAAACCCACATCCCTCCTTTAATTGATAAATTAAAACCGAAAGAATTTGTTTTCTAG
- a CDS encoding TolC family outer membrane protein, which translates to MKKTLLCLILTVSLSPFVHATDLMDIYLQALENDPTFKQAYSTYMSNTEAIPQARAALYPQLTVSGQASRNIESVRAAGASVAATYNSNQWTVTTSQAVFNYQAWSQVQQAKDSVKAAQATFNDAAQDLILRTAKAYFDVLLARDTLNFAEAKKRANKRQFEQAEQRFKVGLDAITSVYEAKAAYDQSVAEVISARNNQINRNEDLRKLTNHIYEHLSPLRDSTIPLIKPEPDNADEWVNTGLLQNYKLFSAKYSLQAARENIKVQAAGNWPTFAIQGNAQQINNQAPPSFFIPSRQSTANIAIAMNFPVVQGGLVQSQTRQAQFNFQTSSQELEQVYRDVVVNSRIAFNTIIDGISKVKADRQTIISQQNSLESTEAQFQVGTRTMVDVVNAQQRLFEAQEQLARDQYGLINAILNLKYLAGTLNVNDLEEINSWLATTRVSSFPPQSTRAKKKVVVKPAVKAVVVKTDITK; encoded by the coding sequence ATGAAAAAAACGCTTTTGTGCTTGATACTTACTGTTAGTTTATCCCCTTTTGTACATGCCACTGACCTTATGGATATCTATCTGCAAGCACTAGAAAACGATCCGACATTTAAGCAGGCATACAGTACTTATATGTCTAATACAGAAGCTATTCCGCAAGCTCGAGCAGCTTTATACCCCCAATTAACTGTAAGTGGTCAAGCTTCACGCAATATCGAAAGTGTTAGAGCTGCAGGTGCTTCGGTTGCAGCCACTTATAATAGCAATCAATGGACAGTAACCACTTCGCAGGCTGTATTTAATTACCAAGCTTGGTCTCAGGTTCAACAGGCAAAGGATTCTGTCAAAGCAGCACAAGCAACCTTTAATGATGCCGCTCAAGATTTAATCCTGCGAACTGCAAAAGCGTATTTTGACGTTTTGCTTGCCAGAGATACCCTCAACTTTGCCGAAGCAAAAAAACGCGCAAACAAACGACAATTCGAACAGGCAGAACAACGTTTCAAAGTGGGCTTGGATGCTATCACTTCTGTCTATGAGGCAAAAGCTGCCTATGACCAATCGGTGGCTGAAGTCATTTCAGCAAGAAATAATCAAATTAATAGGAATGAAGATTTACGCAAGCTCACAAACCATATCTATGAACATTTATCACCTTTACGCGATAGTACTATTCCTCTGATTAAACCTGAACCAGATAACGCCGATGAGTGGGTAAATACGGGGTTGCTGCAAAATTATAAACTTTTTTCAGCAAAATACAGTCTACAAGCAGCACGCGAAAATATTAAAGTCCAAGCAGCGGGTAACTGGCCCACCTTCGCTATTCAGGGTAATGCACAACAGATCAATAACCAAGCGCCCCCTTCTTTTTTCATCCCGTCGAGGCAGTCTACAGCCAATATTGCCATAGCCATGAATTTTCCTGTCGTACAAGGCGGATTGGTACAATCCCAGACTCGCCAGGCACAATTCAACTTCCAGACATCAAGTCAAGAACTTGAGCAAGTTTATAGGGATGTTGTAGTCAATAGTCGCATTGCTTTCAACACGATCATCGATGGGATCAGTAAAGTTAAAGCAGACAGGCAAACCATCATTTCACAACAAAACTCTTTGGAGAGCACCGAAGCTCAATTCCAAGTTGGAACGCGCACCATGGTGGACGTTGTCAATGCGCAACAACGCCTCTTTGAAGCACAAGAGCAACTTGCTCGTGATCAATACGGCTTAATTAATGCCATATTAAACTTAAAGTATCTTGCAGGAACATTGAATGTTAATGATCTTGAAGAGATTAACTCATGGTTAGCGACAACCAGAGTATCCTCTTTTCCACCGCAAAGCACTAGAGCCAAGAAAAAAGTAGTAGTGAAACCTGCGGTTAAGGCTGTAGTCGTCAAGACCGATATTACGAAATAG
- a CDS encoding glycine C-acetyltransferase: MLARFTEYLQSELDALKGEGLYKGERIIASQQQAAITVKGHEVINLCANNYLGLANHPVLIAEGQKALQKYGYGMASVRFICGTQTPHKELEKKISHFLGMEDTILYSSCFDANTGLFETLLGPEDAIISDALNHASIIDGIRLCKAQRFRYANNDMKDLEEQLKASKGARFRLIATDGVFSMDGIIANLPAICELAERYDAMVMVDDSHAVGFMGDTGRGTPEYCGVADKITIITGTLGKALGGASGGYTAANAVIIDWLRQRSRPYLFSNTLAPMIAQTSIAVLDLLQSSNELAQKLKRNSEYFRHGMTKLGFDLVPGEHPIIPVMLGDAALAGRMAARLLDEGIYVIGFSYPVVPKGKARIRTQMSAAHELEHLDKAMEAFAKVGRELGVIS, encoded by the coding sequence GTGCTTGCGCGATTTACTGAGTACTTGCAATCCGAGTTAGATGCACTCAAGGGTGAGGGGTTATATAAAGGGGAACGTATAATAGCTAGTCAGCAACAAGCTGCCATAACAGTAAAAGGACATGAAGTCATTAATTTGTGTGCAAATAATTACTTGGGGCTTGCTAACCATCCAGTACTCATTGCTGAAGGGCAGAAGGCTTTACAAAAGTATGGTTATGGTATGGCCTCTGTGCGTTTTATCTGTGGTACGCAAACACCCCATAAAGAATTAGAAAAAAAGATTAGTCATTTTCTAGGCATGGAAGACACGATTCTGTATTCCTCCTGTTTCGATGCGAACACAGGATTATTTGAAACCTTGTTAGGACCTGAGGACGCCATCATTAGTGATGCCTTAAATCACGCGAGTATCATTGATGGTATTCGTTTATGTAAAGCCCAAAGATTCCGTTATGCTAACAATGACATGAAGGATTTGGAAGAGCAGCTTAAGGCCTCTAAAGGAGCGCGGTTCCGTTTAATAGCAACGGATGGTGTCTTTTCTATGGATGGTATTATTGCTAATTTACCAGCCATTTGCGAATTGGCAGAGCGCTATGATGCTATGGTGATGGTGGATGACTCTCATGCTGTCGGATTTATGGGGGATACTGGGCGTGGTACCCCAGAATATTGTGGGGTGGCGGACAAAATTACTATCATTACAGGAACATTAGGTAAAGCGCTTGGTGGTGCATCGGGAGGTTACACGGCGGCAAATGCGGTGATCATTGATTGGCTACGTCAACGTTCAAGACCCTACCTCTTTTCAAACACCTTAGCACCAATGATCGCTCAAACGTCTATTGCTGTACTAGACTTGCTGCAAAGTAGTAATGAGTTAGCGCAAAAACTGAAGCGAAACAGTGAGTATTTTCGCCATGGAATGACAAAGCTTGGCTTTGACCTTGTTCCTGGTGAGCATCCTATTATTCCAGTGATGCTAGGTGATGCAGCATTAGCAGGAAGAATGGCAGCTCGTTTGTTGGATGAGGGCATTTATGTGATCGGTTTTTCCTATCCTGTTGTTCCCAAAGGTAAAGCAAGAATTCGTACGCAAATGTCGGCAGCTCATGAACTAGAGCACCTTGATAAGGCAATGGAAGCTTTTGCAAAAGTTGGTAGAGAACTTGGTGTAATATCTTAG
- the ttcA gene encoding tRNA 2-thiocytidine(32) synthetase TtcA has translation MSSTPSTIEKKLLHYTGKAIADFNMIQRGDRVMVCLSGGKDSFTLLTLLHSLQRRSNNKFEIFAFTLDQAQPGWDDSRLRAWLNDRNIPYEILTRDTYSIVKEKIPEGKTYCSLCSRLRRGIIYRYAEEHGFTKIALGHHRDDLIRTLLMSILYNGDIRSMPPKLLSDNKKHIVIRPLCYVQEKDIIAFAQEQAYPIIPCNLCGSQENLMRKRVAKLIDQLAEENPKVPSNILHALQSVKPSQLMDQTLWRFRDLENELLRPFLAEQGAIFDEKDLIFAEED, from the coding sequence ATGTCTTCCACACCCTCCACCATTGAAAAAAAATTACTGCATTATACAGGTAAAGCTATCGCTGACTTTAATATGATTCAGCGTGGGGATAGGGTTATGGTTTGTCTTTCTGGAGGCAAAGATTCCTTCACCCTACTGACCCTTCTACACAGCTTACAACGTCGCTCCAATAATAAATTCGAGATTTTTGCTTTTACGCTTGATCAAGCACAGCCTGGTTGGGACGACAGCCGCTTACGTGCTTGGCTTAATGATAGAAATATTCCTTATGAAATTCTCACCCGCGACACCTACAGCATTGTAAAAGAGAAAATCCCGGAAGGTAAAACCTATTGTTCTTTATGTTCAAGATTGCGTCGTGGCATTATCTATCGTTATGCGGAAGAACATGGATTTACAAAAATTGCATTAGGCCATCACCGTGACGATCTAATTCGTACGCTACTGATGTCTATTCTTTACAATGGCGATATTCGCTCTATGCCCCCCAAGCTACTAAGTGATAATAAAAAACATATTGTCATCCGCCCACTATGTTACGTGCAAGAAAAAGATATTATTGCTTTTGCACAAGAGCAGGCTTACCCCATCATTCCCTGTAATTTATGTGGCTCACAGGAAAATTTGATGCGTAAACGCGTTGCTAAATTGATTGATCAATTAGCCGAAGAAAACCCCAAAGTTCCCAGTAACATCTTGCATGCTTTGCAAAGTGTTAAACCAAGTCAATTAATGGACCAAACGCTTTGGCGCTTCCGGGATTTGGAAAATGAATTACTGCGACCCTTCCTTGCTGAACAGGGAGCCATTTTTGACGAAAAAGACCTGATTTTTGCAGAAGAAGATTGA